ATATTAAAATGaactatacagtaaaactcggttatagcacagtcctagggaccaatggaattacttcgttatatccgtaattcgttatatccttataacgaattcgtaatgatatccatcgcaaattcactatatacatgttttctttcaccagactataatttctgttaaatgagcctttaaatcaaaattcgttactttgatacctttaattaaggtggctctatacaccactttttgatgacgcagtacgcaaaaaagtaaatctggaagcatgcaattccggtactggctgatttaaaccgAGGCGAATTGtgtggggaccgctcttttgaaaaatttgttcaatgaatagattgaatttcataattggaaaattaattactttcaagtAATGTGGTTTGTGACACCTTTACGTTTTGTCgtttaatttattgaaataacaataaaatcaagtataaatcttaaaatagtttctttcccaccATCGACATAttacagcgtagcgcagtggttTAGTGGATTCCCTACAAACCtttaggtcatgagttcgattcccgttgagaaccataatttttttaatttttcaaaattttctaaaacgtatttttggttaaatactGTGatagaaaattctaaaccagtgaaagtgtttcaattataatatactttaatgcgcATTGATATCGAAATATGTTCCTTACCACCTTAAGGGGGTGGGAGGGttgttttgaatttctctcaggttgggatacataaatcctattagcctagtaaattttcccctttatttagttgacttagttttgcattaaagcgaatatattcacttttaCAGGCCTATAATAAAATACgtttgtatttatcattccaacattatatttaggaaattttcgtcaactcagaaatgaaaagtccccaaggtgtttgggccttggaacttaggaacgataacccttaccagaggaactttcataccaaaaaaatctaaaacattttttgtgtttatttgcaatgattttcattcaattttttatgtcacagatatcaaaatacattttcttataacatcaagcaactttttcagatgatttgtcaacagagtaagacaatatgaaaaaatatcttttggggaaatacaaaaaaaattgcaataataacagttttaaatgttaagaagtgttatatttttttatgtgtccgaaggaaatatccatcatatgacaaaaaaaactctctcaatttgttaatagccagcttttaaaaaaatattttacaaaaacacgaaaaagacatttaaaaattctttaagaaTTCCTAAAGTATCCCTATCATCacttttatatttgataagtatatgttttatggtcttctattgaaaattgtaataaactgtgggtgtatagagccaccttaataatcggattttgaattgaaaaaaatatatgaaaataaattcattcaaattattttgtttaatggtAGTGCAgacttttttaaactgtaaagaaattctttatataaaatGTCGTTTTTATTCACCTCTAccggactcaaaatcagttatatccgtaaattcgatATAGCCGAATTCGTAgtaaccgtaaaattttgcaaatatttgttaagaattttaccggggactcCAATATATTCGCTTTTTCCGATATATCCGTGTATGTTCTagacgagttttactgtacccTTCGCGATTTTTTGCTTCCACAACTTTTcacttgatatttcgataatcttGAATActtttgtgctcaaactacgtttatcagcatatgaaaaatttccagattatttatttaaaacgccacctctaccgcttcaggtttcgaTACAAATAGAAAgtttacggagattttgcattgcatcagccatgaaATGGTCGGTaaaataacgttgaaaaattgtgcgaggtattccaaatacttccgaatggagaaaagatgtaaacatttccaatTGTAAATCTCCGAAAgaaatctttttattcattccTGTGGACTTGAATTAgtgaaaaattttaattgtatctTAACAGGAATGTgtaattttatcatatatttaataatcatCCAAAAGttatggaagcaataacttggaaCAGACTATACCCGCGGAGCTGGGAGTAATGGCTTTCTGATAGAAAGTAGTGTTGCTATAGAATGATACAAAGAATGGTAgcaaatattattgaataataataaaaagtttttcttttggAAAGATGGAAGTATCTTTTAAACGTTTAAAATGAGAAGCAATATAGCATATCTTGATGTAATTTTCTAACAAATTGACtgcattataatcaaaacaggtaataaaatttatttgtatgtttgaaTATTAAAGATGGGAAACACTCAATTATAGAACCAATATACTACTTTTCTACTCTTTAAAGAAAATCCAATTATAACGCATTTGAAcgaatacattttttattgaagATCTTTTACATTGTTACACAATATAGTCATTTTTGTAACAAAGCAATGTCTTCTTTTAAAGAAGTTAAATCATCAGTCAGAAACTTTGTATCCGCTCACAAATGTGTAAAGGGCGTGTATGTAGGTAGCATATCGTGAAGAATTAGGTGTCCAGAATTGACTGCCCTTCTTCATCCTTACTACAAGGTGTCCAGTAGTACTCGCCCAAGTGGCAGTCTGGTCTTCCATGACCGTCCAGACGATTTGTTTGCCATCGAGTACTCCACCAATATACGCTTTTGCCCCTTTTTTTGTCAAATACGTCCAAGTAAAGGAATAAACCCCGTCCACAGGGGCCGTGAATTTACCGGTACTTGTGGCATATCCCTCACCAATGTTTGTGACTATATGGTTATACTTAATTATCTGATTCTTTGAAAGACTTGAGATAGAATTTTTCAGATAAACATGGAAGGCAACAGTTGTATCTAAAATACaagaaattttgaattaattgtttatccttttaataaaacaaaaactttgaaaaaaatagtgtttatcaaaataaaagtaCTATGTAAAGAGTCAAgtaatataattaatatcatatctaTATGATAAACTCGTTTTAATTAAAGgggcattgtcacgattttttttccatattttaaacttttcaatttttaatgtttgaaatgCTTGGTTACGGTATTTCAAATGATCAGCCAAAGTTTCAACAAAGGTTTAAACATTAAAGCGAGATATAGAGCCTTTATTTCACTGTAACGTAAACAAAGCTCGTGCATATTCTTGTTTACATCGGTTGTATTTACGGGTTTTTTATTCAAGTATTCATATAACATAAATCACAATAAATTGCATATTGACTTcataaatatatacagtaaaacacggttatagcgaacacgcttataatgaattgacgcttacagcgaagtgaatttcattccccaagtctctatatcatgttgtaaacttgacggatataacgaattacgcttataacgaagttaaattggccgtccctgggacttcgttataagcgtgttttactgtatatatatatatatatagagagagagagagagagagagagagagagagagagagagagagagagagagagagagagagattcctctaaatatagaatatATTCGTCCAGATTTCCCAGCCCTCATTTAAGAGTACTTGTCTATTATTTTTACTagcaatatatttatttgtgtCATACATAATCTTGATGGAGGATATCAACCCATTTAGAAAATCTTTCTTACTACAGCAtctcataatatatataaaatatttaatttttaaggcAATGATATATTTTACTTGATCTAAATTCTTTCAGTTGTGAATCAGAGGGGTTAGGAAGTGATACAAAAATGTGATTTAAGGTTAGCAGAAATTTTTTAAACCGTTAAACGACCCAATGGTGTAAGGTTTCTACGGTTTCCATGTCtcattgtttattttcatatgtTGAAACTTTAATCTAAAGTTCATATCAAAGATATTTTGCAGATTTGTAACAAAGTCTTTGCcaagtaatttaaaagttttcttgCCCCACTCCAGAGCTTCATTTGAGTATATTATATCATCACAATGTTTTTTGCATCCTTTCCAAACAACTTGTGTTTTGTTGTAGTTTATATGAAGTCCACATATTTTGCAAAATCTTGCAAAATCTTACAATATTTTAAGACTTGATTGTAAAGATTGTTCACTACCATCCAATAAAAATGAGGTATCATCAGCAATCCttgctttttcaaattttaatagcTTGGATTTCAGTACATATCAAGAACAGATAGGGTAATAATGGATCGCCTTGGCGACATCTTCGGTACAAACAAAAAGTGTCTGATATGTTACCTCTCTGATTCACAATTAATGttatgtttgaataaaaaatactaaCCCACTTTCTAATGGACtcaccaaaattaaaatatataagtgcTATTTTAATTTAAGACCATGACACGGCTGTATTTACTTGTAAACGTTTTGCTCTCTATGAACCCCCCTTCCCTTAATCTTGAACATAAGCAATCGAATATTATTTATCTATTCAAGCTTATACTCTTACAAATTCTATTTCAGCGATTTTTAACTATAGTTGGAAGCCAAAAAAACTtgattaaaaatctaaaaaatttatatatatattaatcttaatcttatatgaaaatatatctaaatgccttttgaaaagcaaacaaacaaaaaagaaataaaaaccctTTAAAGCATTAGAGGTATATATATACGATATTCATAGCCTACCATTAATATTCCAGGTCCTTCTGTTACAACTTGGTTCCCATCCTATTTCCCGACAAGTGTTTTTGTAGCTTCTTAGTCTTTTTATAAAAGCATTCTTGTCGTTGTTCTCAGCTAACGTCATACACAGAAGAGTAAGGCCGACAACCACACATGTTCTCAGTCCCTGAGAATATCCTTATATACTATACACactattttatatacatatttaaatttgattctTGAAAGTTtaccaattaaaaataaaatattcaaactatTTTTCAACTTACCATTTTTCTGAACGGATTGCGAAAAGTACACAATAAAATTGTaatatgcaatatatttctcTTACTTAATATATACTTGGTTCATTCTTAATAtgtcattaaaatgaaattaatacatCAATATCACGTTTCCTCAACAGTTTGTGCACGCaagataaaaacatttcaaagagTTACTGGGTTTGATCTTTTTCAGAAAGCTAATATTTATAGAGCGAGAATTAATTGCAGTAAATGATGCATTACTCCAAATTTACAAAttcacaaaacaaaacaatgaagtTTGTgcaaaaaatgagaaatataaGATCGGTTGACAAGATATGACATTTATAgtttgttaaacattttaaagtaataCTGATCATTATATCTTTTTCAGAATTAATAAACCTTCTTAAAACTTCTTAAAACATAGAATCGTAGAAAATGAACGAAAATGTTCAGATTATATTGAAGTTTGAAACCAGAACTTGTGTATgtttttttctagaaaaaaaaagaaattaactgctagataataaataattatcagCAATTTAATGAGGATCTAAAAAGTAAGCTTTTGTTCATTAGGTAAACTTTTGTTCTTAAGAAAATTAATGTCTGTTATTAGACCTTCAAAATCactacaaaaaattaaattacatgattgtaaaatatttattgttgtcGAGCATGGTTTAATCACATGTTTGACTGTAACCAGTTATAGGTATTTTctcggaaggggggggggtggaatgGACAGAGGGGCATTTACTCTTAAATACTCAATTATACGTCTGACATATACGTCAACAAGATAAGCAATTACTTCTCATATTTTATAACACAAAAGATAAAATTGACTGGAAAACTTTCTcggaaggggggaggggggggggaatggACAGAGGGGCATTTACTCTTAAATACTCAATTATACGTCTGACATATACGTCAACAAGATAGGCAATTACTTCTCATATTTTATAACACAAAAGATAAAATTGACTGGAAAACTTCTGCAATGAGCGTAACGTATTCCTGATTATAACAAgagcaaatgataaaaataccatttctaagaaaaaaaatttgatactgaaAAACCGTTCGATGATGTCAATGCTAGAAACATTCAATGTATATATGATTGCACAACAAAAAGAATGAATACATTTTCCCTGTAAGTTCCTATATTTGTAAGTACAAAATACCTTTCTGACCACAGATAATTATATAACTTATCAATGCTGTTATGAAAATATAGTAGAATTTAAAAGATACAAGACATGGATTTAAAATTTTCTGTTACATGTAAGATATACTTATAATAACAGGTAGATAAAGTTGATTCATCGGCAATTAATATGTCCGCTGTCCAGTTATGTTGGGGAAATGTTGTTATAGAAGGTCTGAAACTGTGACAATACTGAATTAAATACACTTTACGTGTATTACTTGGtgaaaagaaatttattgaCAGGTTCTCTATCTTTAGTATGTTAATTTGTAACATAAATACTTAAATAGCTGGTGTAAATTTCTTTCATGAAATAACTCAACCAGTATAGTGTCACAATAATCACATTTCTATTATTGTCATTATTCATGCAGACTTAATTTCATTACatgaagaaaagaaaactttttttgtcAGTTTTAGATTACTGCACGtaaaaaaccttatttttttaataaaaattactaATAAGTTTTTTTGCACCAAATCTCTGGTTTTACCACAGTATGTCGTTTTCTTATAAACTTTGGAGCTAGAAGTCTCTATATTCAACATTAATATAATGCAAGTTGACTAACTGTTCACAGCAAATGTTCAATGTTATCTCCATTCGTATTGATTATTGCACCAATTTTGGCGTGACTCAGAAATGTCGTGTGTTAGACAACCATCAATTCCTGACGGCTACCCCACGGGCGCCGCCAGTGGTACCCCTCCTACCGTCACTTTCGTCTGTAACCCCGGGTATACTCTCTCTGGCAACCCGGCATACACCTGTGATACAAGTGGAGCGAATCCGCATTGGACAGGAAACGCGGAGTGAATTACTATGTTCATCAAAGACGGTATTGGTAAATAAAATGCATGGtttattttgtagttttttaatgtttatacgtttttatttacaatatacacGCATTGATGTTTTACCTCTCACCAATTTGCTTTTATGAAACATAtactgttttaatatttttaattcttaagcGTTTTGAATTTCAACTTAAACTAATGGAAAAAAAGATTAAGACttacatatatttttctaatgttGAATTCATTCACTGTGTAAGTTAACaaacataaaaacataaaaaatcttattttgataaaagctCTTTCATAGTTTTAGGAGACTTtgagattttaatataaaacagGATGCAATAACACTATTCGGTCtttagtttttcttttaaataaattatgaagGTATATATCGAGGTTTTAACAACAAAGACAAACCAATCATAGATTCTCTTACAAATTTATTCTCAAATTCTTAAATGGTACCTCCATTTTTACTAcgagcattgtttttcaaggaaacctaTCTataacactttgaaaatagtcagattttatataatacgaacaatttagatatttttgtagtctcatgtattcctacgccagagtttaatatagtctcgtttaaccaaacactcggctgtctccgtgAATTTCCGACAAGCaaagaggctctcttgcttgtcggagattaacggaaaCAGCTgaacgtctggttgaacgagacaatagttcgatatcaatagtgcttggacccgtacaattttttgaaacgtttcgattactaatagaTAGTTTAAAAtccatctttaaatattacacaacatgattcatatggggtttctcgaaattcttgtcagaaaagtcttaaaatccatattattataaaaaagtgcgtaattcaaataccgacaagaaactaattgccatgcaagataagttgattttaaaataaatgataaacgataaaatcaactccggtcagtacttcagtactttgattaagaAAAGGATTGACAGAAACTTCTCGCTCTAATTACAGTTCACATTCATAGAATACacacaaaatacaatttttttttcaaatgacattaaatttatttcaatatttgaaattgcaaaaaaagaagaaagaaatggCACAAACAATTGGATTATTAATCAAATCTATAATCCTCTGTTTAAGTTTACTtatgtagaaaatgaaaatgattttcaattttaaaaaattcttccccATGTGTCCAATCTTAAAACTAATGAACAGAAAAGCctgaaaggggcatggtcacgattttggtcaaaattaatTTTCCCGTTTTTAACTCACCTGGACTGAAAACTCAAATtaacttttctgatcacattttgtccgacgactgtctgtttgtccgtctgtTTGTAAACGTTTTACATTTCCGACTTCTTCAGAAGAACTGAGTCGATTTCAATCAAACTCGTAATACAGCATT
This genomic window from Crassostrea angulata isolate pt1a10 chromosome 8, ASM2561291v2, whole genome shotgun sequence contains:
- the LOC128158252 gene encoding complement C1q subcomponent subunit B-like codes for the protein MGLRTCVVVGLTLLCMTLAENNDKNAFIKRLRSYKNTCREIGWEPSCNRRTWNINDTTVAFHVYLKNSISSLSKNQIIKYNHIVTNIGEGYATSTGKFTAPVDGVYSFTWTYLTKKGAKAYIGGVLDGKQIVWTVMEDQTATWASTTGHLVVRMKKGSQFWTPNSSRYATYIHALYTFVSGYKVSD